A single window of Chloroflexota bacterium DNA harbors:
- a CDS encoding MFS transporter, which produces MNFPFINNVRYHWDSVPADLRRNLLLDFSAAVLIGVFLAAINTFVPVVARRLGADAFLLSFITAAPAVGNIIAVLAAHYTQQRRKLPFMVAAWTIGRGLFLLTPFVVAPLPFVLLVCAHWLIVSLSVTGYVEIMRAIYPAAIRGRAMAYVRVGFTACATILTPIIGQLLDVWSYQLIFPIAALFGILSGVTFGQVRYADTPSKTQHDLLEPWRIFWRDKRYRDYSIAFSICGFGNLLIAPLIPILLVDELRLNYGQVGWLGMINSLTWMTFYLVWGRLVDRRGGFWAVQINFFLMAFIGLAFGLATDMWLASVAYIIAGIVVAGSDLGWLNAVMQFARQDQIGHYTALHAFLLGVRGIVAPLLGTVLMTIPGIGLRGVFFISTVLVLFGWWRIRHVTVPAKVEAV; this is translated from the coding sequence ATGAATTTTCCTTTCATCAACAACGTGCGTTATCACTGGGACAGCGTCCCCGCCGATTTGCGGCGCAATCTCCTGCTCGATTTTAGCGCCGCCGTGCTGATTGGCGTTTTTCTTGCCGCGATCAACACGTTCGTGCCGGTCGTCGCGCGGCGTCTCGGTGCGGACGCGTTTCTCCTCTCATTCATCACCGCCGCGCCGGCGGTCGGCAACATCATCGCGGTGCTGGCGGCGCATTATACGCAACAACGCCGCAAGTTGCCGTTCATGGTCGCGGCGTGGACGATCGGGCGCGGCTTGTTCTTGTTGACGCCGTTCGTCGTCGCGCCGTTGCCGTTTGTCTTGCTCGTCTGCGCGCATTGGTTGATCGTCTCGCTCTCGGTCACCGGCTATGTCGAGATCATGCGCGCGATTTATCCGGCGGCGATTCGCGGGCGCGCGATGGCATACGTGCGCGTTGGCTTTACCGCGTGCGCGACGATCCTGACGCCGATCATTGGACAATTGCTCGACGTGTGGAGTTATCAACTCATCTTCCCGATTGCGGCGCTGTTTGGCATTCTTTCGGGCGTCACGTTCGGTCAAGTCCGTTACGCGGACACGCCGTCCAAGACCCAGCACGATTTGTTGGAACCCTGGCGAATCTTTTGGCGTGACAAGCGTTATCGCGATTACAGTATCGCGTTTTCGATTTGTGGATTTGGCAATCTGCTCATCGCGCCGCTCATCCCGATTTTGCTCGTGGATGAATTGCGTTTGAACTATGGTCAGGTCGGCTGGCTTGGGATGATCAACTCGCTGACCTGGATGACGTTTTATCTGGTGTGGGGACGACTCGTGGATCGTCGAGGTGGATTCTGGGCGGTGCAGATCAATTTCTTCCTCATGGCGTTCATTGGACTCGCGTTCGGTCTTGCGACCGATATGTGGTTGGCGTCGGTCGCGTACATAATCGCCGGCATTGTTGTGGCAGGTTCCGACCTGGGATGGCTGAATGCCGTGATGCAATTTGCGCGTCAAGACCAGATCGGTCATTACACCGCGTTGCACGCGTTTCTGCTCGGCGTACGCGGTATTGTCGCGCCGTTACTGGGCACGGTACTGATGACGATTCCTGGGATTGGTTTACGCGGTGTGTTTTTTATATCCACGGTGCTGGTGTTGTTCGGTTGGTGGCGGATACGACACGTCACGGTCCCGGCGAAGGTGGAGGCGGTGTGA
- a CDS encoding SDR family oxidoreductase codes for MIHPTVQELFDLSGQVALVTGGARNLGFDMAVALAQAGANVAITSRRIGDARASAQKIAQETGRKVVGFACDVRFENQVARMVDATLAEFGKIDILVNNAGNVVSTPENKPLEQRPLAEWEFTMDVNLKGVFLCSKHVVARAMKPAQRGVIINLGSVAGMVGKDHRVYEGTPMGGVTIDYAAAKGGIISMTREMACALARDNIRVNCISPGGFWRGHSETFTRQYSNLVPMGRMGQDGKEIKGAVVFLASDASSYITGINLPVDGGMTAW; via the coding sequence GTGATTCATCCGACTGTCCAAGAGCTATTCGATTTGAGCGGCCAGGTCGCGCTCGTGACCGGCGGCGCGCGCAACCTGGGTTTCGACATGGCGGTCGCGCTCGCGCAAGCCGGCGCGAACGTCGCGATCACGAGCCGGCGCATCGGCGACGCGCGCGCGTCCGCGCAAAAAATCGCGCAAGAGACCGGGCGCAAGGTCGTTGGTTTCGCGTGCGATGTGCGGTTTGAAAACCAGGTCGCGCGCATGGTGGACGCGACACTCGCCGAGTTCGGCAAGATTGATATTCTCGTGAACAATGCCGGGAATGTCGTCAGTACGCCGGAGAACAAGCCGCTCGAACAACGTCCGCTCGCCGAGTGGGAATTTACGATGGACGTGAATTTGAAAGGTGTGTTCTTGTGTTCCAAACACGTCGTTGCGCGCGCGATGAAACCGGCGCAGCGCGGCGTTATCATCAACCTGGGTTCGGTTGCGGGCATGGTCGGCAAGGATCATCGCGTTTACGAGGGCACGCCGATGGGCGGCGTGACGATTGATTATGCCGCGGCGAAAGGCGGAATCATCAGCATGACGCGCGAGATGGCGTGCGCGCTCGCGCGCGACAACATTCGCGTCAACTGCATCAGCCCCGGTGGATTCTGGCGCGGGCATAGCGAAACCTTCACGCGCCAGTACTCGAATCTCGTGCCGATGGGACGCATGGGACAAGACGGCAAGGAGATCAAGGGCGCGGTGGTGTTTCTCGCGTCCGACGCGTCGTCGTACATCACGGGCATCAACTTGCCGGTGGACGGAGGCATGACCGCGTGGTAA
- a CDS encoding ABC transporter ATP-binding protein: MQNGNKPLLSVRNLKTYFFQDEGTVKAVDGASFDLAPGKTLGIVGESGCGKSVTAQSILRIVDAPGRIVEGEIILRRADGQEMDLVRLHPDGEDIRAIRGAEIGLIFQEPMTSFSPVHTVGDQIVEAVQLHMNVSKQEARKRGIEALRSVGIPKPERRIDEYAFELSGGLRQRAMIAVALSCNPRLLIADEPTTALDVTTQAQILDLLRDLQNQRGMAIMLITHNLGVVAEMCDDVVVMYLGRVVEEGPVDDIFHNPKHPYTKALLQSIPSIDSESREKLPTITGSIPHPYNRPTGCPFYPRCESFMPGTCDRSEPALIAVNENQKVSCFLYQK, translated from the coding sequence ATGCAAAACGGAAATAAACCTTTACTCTCAGTTCGCAATCTCAAAACCTATTTCTTCCAAGACGAAGGCACGGTCAAGGCGGTGGATGGCGCGTCGTTCGATCTCGCGCCCGGTAAAACACTCGGCATCGTCGGCGAAAGCGGGTGCGGTAAGAGCGTGACCGCGCAATCCATTCTGCGGATCGTTGACGCGCCCGGCAGGATCGTCGAAGGTGAGATCATCTTGCGCCGCGCCGATGGGCAGGAAATGGATCTCGTGCGTTTGCATCCCGATGGCGAGGATATTCGCGCGATTCGTGGCGCAGAAATCGGTCTTATCTTTCAAGAGCCGATGACCTCGTTCAGTCCGGTGCATACGGTTGGCGATCAAATCGTCGAAGCCGTGCAGTTGCACATGAACGTCAGCAAGCAAGAGGCGCGCAAACGTGGTATCGAAGCTCTGCGCTCGGTCGGCATTCCGAAACCGGAACGGCGCATTGACGAGTACGCGTTTGAGTTGTCCGGCGGTTTGCGCCAACGCGCGATGATCGCGGTCGCGTTGTCGTGCAATCCGCGCTTGCTCATTGCCGATGAGCCGACGACCGCGCTCGACGTGACGACGCAAGCGCAGATTCTCGACTTGTTGCGCGATTTGCAAAACCAACGCGGCATGGCGATCATGCTCATCACGCACAACCTGGGTGTCGTCGCCGAAATGTGCGATGACGTGGTCGTGATGTACCTGGGTCGCGTCGTCGAAGAAGGTCCCGTGGACGATATTTTCCACAACCCCAAGCATCCGTACACCAAAGCGTTGCTCCAATCCATTCCCAGCATTGATTCCGAATCGCGCGAAAAATTGCCGACGATCACCGGTTCGATTCCGCATCCGTACAATCGTCCGACCGGCTGTCCGTTCTATCCGCGGTGTGAGAGTTTCATGCCGGGCACATGCGACAGGAGTGAGCCAGCGCTGATTGCGGTGAACGAGAATCAAAAGGTGAGTTGCTTTTTATATCAAAAGTAG
- a CDS encoding ATP-binding cassette domain-containing protein, with product MKSPNEQILLDVKNLRKFFPIRRGILQKVVGQVRAVDDVTFYINQGETLSLVGESGCGKTTTSRCILRALDPTEGQVMFHTEAGATLDVAKLPKTQLQPLRRQMQMIFQDPFSSLNPRMTLLDIVGEPLLVHGEKDANKRTERVAELLRLVGLRPDYMRRYPHAFSGGQRQRIGIARALALNPRLVVADEPVSALDVSVQAQILNLMLELQEKLGLTYLFVAHDLSVVKHISDRVAVMYVGRIVETAPTKELFYQPRHPYTEALMSAVPKPDPRLRSKRIILQGDVADPANPPSGCYFHPRCSYATDVCKEKTPVQEEISPRHFVACHRARELTLRGVVQK from the coding sequence GTGAAATCGCCAAACGAACAAATCCTTCTCGACGTCAAAAACCTCCGCAAGTTTTTCCCGATTCGACGCGGCATCCTGCAAAAGGTCGTTGGGCAGGTGCGCGCGGTGGACGACGTGACATTCTACATCAACCAAGGCGAAACGCTATCGCTCGTCGGCGAGTCCGGCTGCGGCAAGACGACGACCTCGCGGTGCATCTTGCGCGCGCTCGACCCGACCGAAGGTCAGGTGATGTTCCACACGGAAGCGGGCGCGACACTCGATGTGGCAAAGTTACCCAAGACGCAATTGCAACCGTTGCGCCGCCAGATGCAGATGATTTTCCAAGACCCGTTCTCGTCGCTCAACCCGCGCATGACCTTGCTCGATATTGTCGGCGAGCCGCTCCTTGTGCACGGCGAAAAAGATGCGAACAAGCGCACCGAGCGAGTCGCGGAATTGTTGCGACTCGTCGGCTTGCGCCCGGACTATATGCGCCGGTATCCGCACGCGTTCAGCGGCGGACAGCGCCAACGCATTGGCATCGCGCGCGCGCTCGCGCTCAACCCGCGGCTCGTCGTCGCGGACGAACCGGTATCCGCGCTCGATGTGTCGGTGCAGGCGCAGATTCTCAACTTGATGCTCGAACTGCAAGAGAAACTGGGTCTGACGTACCTATTCGTCGCGCACGATCTCTCGGTCGTCAAGCACATCAGCGATCGCGTGGCGGTGATGTACGTCGGGCGCATTGTCGAGACCGCGCCGACCAAGGAATTGTTCTATCAACCGCGTCATCCGTACACCGAGGCGTTGATGTCGGCGGTGCCCAAGCCCGATCCGCGTTTACGATCCAAGCGCATCATCCTGCAAGGCGATGTCGCCGATCCGGCGAATCCGCCGAGCGGTTGCTATTTTCATCCGCGTTGCAGTTACGCGACGGATGTCTGTAAAGAAAAAACGCCGGTGCAGGAAGAAATTTCGCCCAGGCATTTCGTCGCGTGTCATCGCGCGCGCGAGTTGACATTGCGCGGTGTCGTGCAAAAGTGA
- a CDS encoding Gfo/Idh/MocA family oxidoreductase, protein MVNQQNPKGLADPWGLSVLIAGCGSIGKRHARVLQRLGVRDLRACDPIAEQRDAVCAQTPSVKLYDDFDAALRAAPDAVWICTPPEMHIPMAMQAIRAGAHVFSEKPLSDSDDGIDDLVALADAQEKKVMVGLCFRYHAGLLRAKKLLDAGEIGRCVSIRALMGEHLPDVRPDYRTLFSAQTTGAFDLMHDIDLALWYAGQNVRAVHAFSGTYSDIGIVAPDVVEILLDFENRCVASVHLDFFQRPRRRQIELIGTTGVMIVEFARWEHCTVSVYHASHGARRIEEMETERDDMFSAEDREFLECVAEDKPIACTIAEASKSLAVVVAARNKA, encoded by the coding sequence GTGGTAAATCAACAAAATCCAAAGGGTCTCGCAGACCCTTGGGGTTTGAGTGTGCTCATCGCCGGTTGCGGAAGCATCGGCAAACGCCACGCGCGCGTGTTGCAGCGCCTGGGTGTGCGCGATCTGCGCGCGTGCGATCCAATCGCGGAACAACGCGACGCGGTGTGCGCGCAAACTCCATCAGTGAAATTGTACGACGATTTCGACGCCGCGTTGCGCGCTGCGCCGGACGCGGTGTGGATTTGCACGCCGCCCGAAATGCACATCCCGATGGCGATGCAAGCGATTCGCGCCGGCGCACACGTCTTTTCCGAAAAGCCCTTGTCCGATTCGGACGATGGCATTGACGATTTGGTTGCGCTCGCAGACGCGCAAGAGAAAAAGGTGATGGTCGGTTTATGTTTCCGCTATCACGCCGGTCTGCTCCGCGCAAAAAAGTTGCTCGACGCGGGCGAGATTGGACGGTGCGTTTCGATTCGCGCGTTGATGGGCGAGCATTTGCCGGATGTGCGTCCCGATTATCGCACCCTGTTCTCCGCGCAAACGACCGGCGCGTTCGATTTGATGCACGACATTGATCTCGCGCTCTGGTACGCCGGGCAAAACGTGCGTGCCGTTCACGCGTTCAGCGGCACGTACAGCGACATCGGCATCGTCGCGCCGGACGTCGTCGAGATTCTGCTGGATTTCGAGAATCGTTGCGTCGCAAGTGTGCATCTCGATTTCTTTCAACGACCGCGGCGTCGCCAAATCGAATTGATTGGTACGACGGGCGTCATGATCGTCGAGTTTGCGCGGTGGGAGCATTGCACCGTGTCGGTGTATCACGCGTCGCACGGCGCTCGGCGAATCGAGGAGATGGAAACTGAACGCGACGATATGTTCAGCGCGGAGGATCGCGAATTTCTAGAGTGTGTTGCCGAAGATAAACCAATCGCGTGCACGATTGCCGAGGCTAGCAAATCGCTCGCGGTCGTCGTCGCCGCGCGCAACAAAGCATAA